ATGTTATGATTTTTACATTTAGCAAAAAAGAAATTGCAGAAGCATTAATTCAATCTAAAAATAGAGGTATAGATGTCAAAGTTATAGCTGAAGAATATCAATCAAATTATAATTGGGCACAAATAAATTATTTAAAAGAAAATGGAGTTAATGTAATTTTAGATAAAAATTATAAAACATTTCATCATAAAACAATGATAATTGATGAAGAAATTACAATTACAGGATCGTTTAATTTTACTAATTCAGCTCAATATTATAATGATGAAAATTCTCTAGTTATTCATAGTGAGTATATATCAAAAGTATATGAAAAAGAATTTAAAAGATTGTGGGAAAAATATACAAAATAGTTCAAATTAGAAACTATTCATATAATAGCACTCGTAGAATCAACGATATCCCCTTAGGGGGATTTTTTATTTATATAGTAAAAAGCATATATATTTATTTGTTTAAAAGTTTGATTATAAATATTTTTATGATATAATTTAAATATATATGTTAAATTTTTGTGTAAAAGATTAAAAGTAAATATCAGGGGGAATAAAAATGAATAAATCAACTGTAGTTTTTAATCAAAAAACTTATCAACTTCATAACTTAGTAATTGATATTGATAGTGGAATTATAGCATTGCCAGATATACAAAGACCATTTGTTTGGGATTCTAGTAAAGTTAGGGATCTTGTAGATTCATTATATAAAGGATTGCCAGTGGGAAATTTAATACTTTGGGAGGTTTCTGATATTGATAATTTTCATTCTATTGGAATAGATAAAAAAAGATCTCCAAAATATTTAGTTATAGATGGGCAACAAAGGCTTACTTCCCTCTATTCAATTTTAATGAATAAACCTGTGAAAAATAAAAATTTTAAAGATATAAAAATAAAAATTGCATTTAATCCATTAGAAGAAAAATTTGAGGTAACCAATGCAGCTTTAGAAAAAGACCCTGAGTGGATAGGAGATATTAGTGAGTTGTTTTCTACTAGTTCCTATGATTTTATTGAAGAATACAAGAATAGATTAAAGAAAAAAAGGGAAGATATAGTAAATAAAGAATTTTCATTAATCGCTTCAAAGATACAAAGATTAGAAAATATTAAAAATTATACATTTTCTGTTTTAGAACTATCTTCTGAATTGGATCCTGAAGAAGTTGCAGAAATATTCGTTAGAATAAATAGTAAAGGTAAAACTTTAAATCAATCTGATTTTATATTAACTTTAATGTCAGTGTATTGGGATGAAGGTAGAAAAGAAATAGAAGAATTTTGTAAAAAAGCTCATTATTTTTCCAATGAAAACACATCTTTTAATTTAATTAATCTAAAACCAAGTCCAGAACATTTAGTTAGAAGTATTGTTGGATATTCATTCTTTAGAGGAAGATTAAAATATGCTTATTTAATACTAAAAGGAAGAGATTTTGAAAATAGAATTTTTTCAGAAGAATTAAAAAATAAAAATCTAGAAATTTTTAAAAATGGGCATAAAAAAGTTCTAGATTTAGTAAATTGGCACGATTATATTAAAATAATATATGATGCTGGATTTGTAAATGATAATATGATTAGCTCTAAAATAGCATTTTTTATTACATATGTATTATATTTAATTGGTAAAGAAAGAATAAACTTTAGAAATCTAGAAAGAATAATTAGAAAATGGTTAGTTTTTTCATTATTAACTCAAAGATATACAGGTTCTCCAGAAAGTATTATAGAAAAAGATTTATTAAGCATAAAGAATAATGATTTTTTAGAAACATTAGATAGTATTATGAAAAATGAATTAACAGAGAGTTTTTGGAAAATTACATTACCTAATGAAAAACTTGTAACTTCAAATACTTCAAATATATTACCAATATATGATGCGGCATTAATTTATGAGGACAAATTTATACCTTTTTCAAAAAGTAAAATACGTGAAAGAAAAAGTGTTTTAGTAAATGAAAAGAAAAAAACTATTGAAAGACATCATATATTTCCAAAAAACTATTTACATAAATTAGGAATAAAAGATGTTAAAGATGTAAATCAAATTGCTAATTTAATGTTTTTAGATTATAAAAATAATATTGATATTAGTGATAAACCACCATCTGAATATTGGAATTTACTTACAAAAGAACTTTCTGACGATGAAATAAACAAAATATATATTGATTACGATTTACCAAAAGATTTTTGGGATATGGATTATTTCAAATTTTTAAAAGAAAGAAGATATTTGATGGCAAAAAGAATAAGAAATTATTTTGAAAGTTTGTAATAGATAAACTATATGGGGGGATATATGTGGGAAAATTAGAAATTCCTGAAGTAGGAAAATTATTAAATGTTAGAAATAGAATATATCAAATAAATGAAATTGAAAAATACGACAATGTAAAAGGACCAGAATATTTTTTATCTTTGGAAGATATTGAAACTTCTAAATCTCTTCAAATAATATTAAGATCTGAAAAAGAAATTGAAATATCTCCAACATTTATTAAATTTAATGATTTTTTTTCAGAAATAAAAAATATAGATTCACCAGAAGTCTTTGATGCATTTATTAAAGCTTTAAAATGGTCAGTAAATTCAATTTTCTATTCTGATGCAATAAAATCTCCATTTTATTCAAATATTAAATTAAATTACTTCCAACTTGATCCTTTAATTAGGGCTTTAACCATGCCAAAAATAAGTTTATTAATTGCAGATGATGTGGGTTTAGGAAAAACAATTGAAGCTGGTTTAATTATACAAGAATTGACTCTAAAAAATAAAATAAAAAGGACATTAATTGTTTGCCCTGCAGCTTTGCAAGAACAGTGGCAGAGAGAAATGAAAGAAAAGTTTTCGATGGATTTTAAAATTATGAATTTAAAAGAAATAACAAAAATCTTCAAAGAATATGGAGTAAATGTTAATCCTTGGACTACTTATCCAAGATTAATAACTTCAATGGATTTTATTAAACAAGAAAAATATTTAAATATGTTTAGAGCTACTACTTCTGGTGAGAAAAATATTAAATGGGATTTTTTAGTAGTAGATGAAGCACATAACATAATGCCAAAGCCAACAAATGAATATTATCTTGATTCTGATAGAACAAAGGCTATTAGAGAGTTATCTAAAATATTCCCACATAAAGTTTTTTTGACAGCAACACCTCATAACGGGAATACAAGATCATTTATAGCGTTATTAGAAATGCTTGACCCTAAATATTTTAATAGAGGCCAAAGTAAATTAGATAATATTTCTAAAAAAAGATTATATGAAATAATGGTAAGAAGACTAAAAAATGAAATAAATGAATGGAATTTTATAGAAGATAGTAAATTTCCTGAAAGATTTATACATGAGTTTGAATTAAATTCAGAAGAAGATGAAATGAAATTATTTAATTATTTAAATGCTTATATACATAGAATGAATGATTTTCAAAAAACACTGAGTTCTAAAGAAAAAATTAATTTGGATTTTACTTTAATGGTATTAAAAAAGCGTTTACTATCTTCTTATTATGCATTTTATAATTCTTTAGAAAAATATATAAATAAAAATTATGAAAATGTTATTGATGAAAAGTTTATTGATTTTACTATTAATAAATTAGAAAATGAAAATTATGATAATGATTTTGATAAAGATGAAGATGAAAAATTATTATTATCTGGGATAATTGAAAATTATACAAATGATGAAATAAATAAAAAATTAATATATGATATGTATGAACTATCCTCAAAATTAAAAAATGAAGATGAACAAAAAATAAAAAAAATATATACTTTTATTGAAAATAAATTATTAGAAAATGGTTCATTTAATAATGAGAGATTAATTATATTTACAGAATATAAGGATACATTAGACTACATTGTGGAAAAACTAAAAAAAAGATATGGAGAAAATAGAGTTTTATCTTTATATGGTGGAATGAATTATAACGAGAGGGAAATTGTTAAGAAAAAATTTGAATCAGATCCATATAAAGAAGAGGCTAGAATTTTAGTAGCTACTGATGCGGCGAGTGAAGGTATAAATTTGCAATATTATTGTCATTCTCTTATTCATTACGATATTCCATGGAATCCTATAAGGTTAGAGCAAAGAAATGGTAGAATTCACAGAGTTGGTCAAGATAAAGATGTACATATATATCACTTTATATATAACAATAACGAAGATTATATGATATTAAAAAATGTAATAAAAAAAATAGATACTATAAAAGAAGATATAGATTCTTTGAACTCGCTAATTTCTGAAGAAACTCATATGGCAATAAAAGAAAAATTACTATTAAAAGAAGACGAAATTTCTTTTGATTTAAAAATAAAATCAACTTTAGTTAAGCAAAAAATATTAATGAAAAATGAAATTTTGCATAAATTTGATGAAATGAAAAAGAAGGTCCAATATTCCTTAAATGAAACTAAATACAAATATGAAATTACTCCTAGTAATAAAAAACTGGTACTATCTTCAGCTTTAAAAATATTAACAGGAAAAAATCAACTTGAAAAATATCCTGATGAAAAGAATATATATTATATTAAAGAACTTCCAAAAAACTGGGATAATTTAAAATCGTATATTAAAGATGAAAAAGGTGTATCAAAAAAAATATCTTTTGATAGTAAAGAATTAAAGAGTTCAAAAGAACATATTCATTTATCTCATCCTTTAATGAAAAGGAGTATTAATTTTTTTAAATCTCAAATTTGGAATTTTAATAATAAAAAGATAAATAAGTTTACTATAAAAACTTCTGAATTATTAGAAGATCCTTTAGTAAGAATATATTTAAAAACGTCAGTAAATGACAATAAGTTAGATAAAATTACTGAAGATATAGATATAATTAATGGTTATTTAATAAATAATACTTTTATAGAAGCAATAGAAGGTGAAAAAATTGTAGCAAAAAATATTGATAAAGAAAATATATTATTTGAATTATCAAAAAAAATCCAAATGCTTCTTAGAAAAAATGAAAACACTATAAACACAATAATAGAAAAAAGAAAAGAAAAATACATAGAAAAAGTAATTGAGTTATGGAATGAAAAAAAAGAAAAAGAAATAAAGAATTTAGAAAAGATATTAATAAATCAACTGAATGAAATAGATATATTAATAAATGAACTAAATAAAATGATAAATAAAAGAAAAAAATCAAATAAAAATCTAATATCATTATTTGATAACGAAATTACATTAAATGAGGAAATTAAAACTATAAAGGATGATATTGCTTATTTACAAAGAAAAAAAGAACTTTTGAAAGAAGAAATAAAAGAAAATATAAAAGAGTTAAAAAATAGAGTAATAAATAAGGAAATACATATGCTTCCTATTGCAGTAGAGGTTATAATACCTGAAAGCTTTTTATCTGGAGGGATAATATGAATTTAAATGCAAGAATGTCAGGATTAGTGTTTTCAGAAAAAGTTTTAGATAAAATAAAAAGAAATTATGATATTGAAAATTATAAGTTTAATAAATATAATCTTCTATTAAAAAAATTAGAATCAACAAATAAAGAATCTTCTGATATAAAAAAATTTATAATATCATTCTTTTCTGAAATTTTAGGATATGAGAAAGATTCATTAATTACAAATATACCGGAAACTGAGAAAGTATATTTTGAGGATGCCCTTCAATATGAAAAACCACATATAGTATATAAATTTAATAATAAATCAGATAAAAAATTTTATTTTTATATTATACCTTCAAATAAAAAAATTGATGAAAAAGATGATACAAGCGGTAGATTAAAGATATCTTATTATGGAAAATTTGAAAGAGTATTAAGAGAAAAGAATGTAAAATATGGTTTTATTACAAATGGAGAAATTATTAGATTTGTATATGCTGAATCAGGACTTATTACATCATATATAGAATGGGATTTATATGATTTTAAAGAATATGAGAATCTAAATTTGTTCTATAATCTTTTTAGTATAAATAGATTAAGAGATAAAGAATCATTATTCGAATTAATAAAAAGATCACAGGAAGAACAAAGCGAAATTACAGAAGAGTTATCAAGACAAGTTTTGAATTCAATTAATATATTAGTAGAAAAAATAAATGAAGTAGAAGATAAAATTGAGTTGGATACATTTACAATATATGATTTTTTTGTAAAAACAGTTATGAGAATGATATTTTTGCTATATGCAGAAGAAAATGGGGTTTTCCCACATGGTGATCCTATATATGATGAGAATTATGGTATTATATATCTTTCAAATAAATTATTTGAAAGAGAACGATATGATATTGAAAATTTGAAAGAATCATTTGATGCATGGCCAAGAATATTAGCTTTGTTTAATTTAGTATATTATGGCTCTAAACATCCCAAACTTGGAATTGTTGCGCATGGTGGAGATTTATTTGAACCAAAGGTAACTGAATTTTTAAGTAAAATACCAATTGATAATTATTCATTAACTCAAATTTTTAAAAATCTATTATATTTAAATAGTCATAGAGTAACATATAGAGTTTTTTCAGTAGAACAAATAGGATATTTATATGAAGGTCTATTGAATTATAATATTAAGACTAAAAATGGGAAATATTATTTGAATATTTCAAATGATAGAAAATCATCTGGAAGTTATTATACTCCTCCACAATTAGTAAGATATGTTGTAGAAAAAACTTTTGATAATTTAGTAATTAATAAAAGTTCTGAAGAAATATTAAAATTAAAAATAGTTGATCCTACTATGGGAAGCGGTGCATTTTTAGTCCATAGTGTAAGATACCTTGCAGAACATTTAGCAAAAGCATGGCAAAATGAAAATAAATATAATCATTTAAATTATGAAGAAAAAATTAAAGAGGCTAAAAGACATATTGTAGAGTTTTGTATATATGGAGTAGATATTAATCCTATGGCTGTTGAATTGGCAAAGGTTAGTCTTTGGTTAGAAACTTTATCAAGTGATAAATCATTTTCTTTTTTGGATCATCATTTAAAGGTAGGGAATTCATTACTAGGTGTATGGAATGATGACAATATATATGAGGTACCTAAAGAAGTTTTTAAATTAAAGAATGATTTATATTCAAAAGAATATAAAGATATAATAAAAAATATTAAAAAGGAAAATGATAAAACAAATCATTTCTCAGGCTCTCTATTTAATGCGATAAATTTATCTTCAATTTCTTATGATATTGAAACTATTTCAAAAAAAGCTTTACAAATTAATGATTATGAATTTTTAGAACAAGAATATAAAAAAATAGCTTTGAATAGTGAAATAGAAAAGGAAAAAATAAAAAGAGATTTATGGTTGTCTAATTGGTTTGCTAATGAAATAGATAATGTTTATCCTATTAATTCTGAAAAAATAATGGATTTATATTCAAAAATAGATAAAAATGATTTAGAAGACCCATTTATTATTTGGAGTAGAAAAATGTCTGAAGAATTAAAATTTTTCCATTGGGAATTAGAATTTCCTGAAGTATTTAAAGAAAAAGGTTTTGATGCAGTAGTTGGTAATCCACCTTGGGAAGTTTTGAAATTAAAAGAATTAGAATTTTTTAAAGATAAAGATGAAAGTATTGCATCTATACATAAAGCTAATAAAAGAAAAAAGGAAATAGAAAAATTAAAAGAGACTAATTTTGAATTATACAATCGATATATTAGAGAAAAACAAGTATTTGAAAAAACGGGGAATTATATTAGAACAAATAAAAGATTTAAACTAACTTCTAAAGGAGAAATAAATCTATATCAATTATTTGCTGAGTTATTTTTAAATTTAACCAAAGAAAATTTTGGTATTGTTGTTCCAACGGGTTTATTTACAGATAATAATAATGTTAATTACTTTAATTATTTGGTTGATAATAAACAAATATATGAAATAAATGATTTTGAAAATAAAAATAAAATTTTTAAGAATGTTGATGGAAGAATCCGTTTTTCGTTATTTATATCTAAAAAAACACATACAATTAATATAAGAATACTTTTAACCAGAATTAGCGAATTATATGAAAAAGAATATATTAATATTTCAATAGAAGATTTAAAACTTTTTAATCCTAATACAAAAACATTACCAATGTTAAAAAATAATAATGAATATAAGATAATTAAAAAAATATATGAAAGATCAGAAGTAATAAAAAATGAATATAAAGGATCAAGTTTTATTGATAATATATTTAATATATATCACATGTCAAATGATTCATATAAATTTGTTAGAAAAAATGAATTAATTGAAAAAGGATATAAAAAAGAATGGTACATGTATGTAAAAGATGATGAAATTTATTTGCCTCTTTTAGAAGGGAAAAGTTTCTTTATATTAAACTCTAGATATAGTGAAATTTTAGAAGATGGAAATGGAGTTAATGTTACTATAGAAAAATTAAATGATCCATACTTTTTTCCAGATACAAGATATTATGTAAAAAAAGATATTTTTGAAGAAACATTAAAAAATAAGAAATTTAATATAAATAAAAATTACTTTTTTGTCTTTAGAAATATTACCAATTCAACTAATGAAAGAACCTTTATCATATCACTTTTACCAAAATTACCAGCAGGTAACTCTATAAACATTTTTGATACAAAATTTTTAATTGAATTTTTAACGATGTCATCACATATAATTGATTTTTCTATAAGAAAAAAAATACAAGGAGTGAATTTGAATCACTTCATTTTTTACCAATTCCTTATTCCTAAACCAAATTCTTTTATAAAATATTCAGGTATAAATGGTGATGAAACATTAGAAATATCTCTTAGAAAAATATTTATTAATTTATTAAATTATTCGTATGATATGGAAGGAATAGTTAGAGATTTAGGTGGAGAAATTCAACCAAGAGAATGGGACGAGAAAGAAAGAATTGATAATTTTGCAAAATTAGATGCTATTATGGCTATATATTATGATATGAGTAAAGATGAATTAAAATATATTTTTAGTGATTTTGAAGTTGAAAGGAAAAATCAAAAATCACAATATGGGCAGTATCTATCAGAAATATTAGCTTTAAAATATTATGATTTATTTAAATCGCAAATTAAATTATTGGGGTGAAATTATGGCTTTAAATCCTATTTTGTTTTCAAAAGATGTTTTTTCTGCTTATACTGAATTTTTAATTAATTTTATTAATTTTCAAGACCCTGATTTAGAAAAAGACTTAAAAGAATTGATTAAATTTGACTTAATTAAGGGGTCAAGACTTATAAAAGGACCATATATTTCTCTTAATAAACCATATAAAATAGGTAAAAATTTAGAAGAATTAAGTAAGAGTTATAAAATACATAGTTTTTTAAAAAATAAGATAAACTTTAATTTGTACTCCCATCAAGAAGAAGCTTTTAAAAAAATTACCGAAGAAAATAATGTTGTTATTTCAACAGGAACAGGTTCAGGGAAAACAGAATCTTTTTTATTTCCTATTCTAAATAAATTATTATTAAATGAAAGTAAAGGATTAAAAGTTTTGATTATTTACCCTATGAATGCATTAGTAAATGATCAGATGATTAGAATTAAAAAATTATTTTCAGGAAGTGGTATAACATTTGGTAAATATACAGGCGAAACACCACAAAAAAATATTAATATTAAAAGATTTGAAAGACCAACAATTATTAAAGGTAATGATGAAGAAGCAATTGAAAAAGGTGAAATAATTCCATTTGAAGAAAAAGATTCTAGAGAAGAAATACAAAATGATCCTCCAAATGTGTTAGTTACTAATTATTCTCAATTAGAGTATTTATTATTGAGGGAAGATGATTTGAAAATATTTAAAGATATGGATCTAGAATATATAATTCTAGATGAAATACATACTTATGTTGGAGAACAAGGATCAGAAGTTGCTGCATTATTAAGGCGGATTAAAGCATTGGCGAAAAATCCAGAAAAAATAAAATTTATTGGAACGTCAGCAACTATTGCCTCAGGAAATAAAGAAGAAAAAGAAAAGAAAATAGAAAATTTTGCAAAAAAATTGTTTGGTGTAGATAATATTTCGAGCATTTTTGAAGAATATAGTGATATTAATACTAATGATGTTTTATATGAACCTAGTTTAGTCAAAAATTCTTTGTATATATTAAATGATATTATAGAAAATGAATTAAATAGTGAAAATTATTATTATTTAACAGGGAAAAATAATGTTATTTTTAAAGAAGATATTATAAATAATGCAGTATTTCGTTGGATTATTGATTTTTTAAAAGAACCAATGTCTTTAGAAGAAGTTGTTAATGCTTTTAAAAAGAAGTTTAATAGAAATAATTCTGATAATGAAATCGCAGCTGAAATATATTCATATTTGCTAGCTGGAATAGAAATAAAAAATGATGATGATTACCCATTAATAAGACCTAAAATGCATTTTTTTGTTAAAGGAATAAATAATCTTAGAGCTTATTTTAAAAATGGAAAAAGATACGTTACATTAGATGAGGATAAAGGATATCATTTATATTCATGTAGGAATTGTGGGCAACATTATTATAAAGGATTTTTTGAAAAAGAGAAATTAACTATTAAAGGTATTATCTCTCAAAGAGCTATTTCTGAGATTACATCGAATGAATATGAAGAAATTTTATTTACTGATAGTAATATATTCTTTTCTGATGAGAGTGAAAAAAATTATGATTTAGCATATTTATGTGAAAAATGTGGAACTATACATTATGAACCTGCTGGAAAATGTGTAAATTGTGAAAGTAAAAATATAATAGAGATTTTTATTTTAAATGAAAATAAAAGATGTTTATCATGTAATAGTTCTCTTGAAAACAATAAACAAAAAAATCTAGTTAAATCATCTTCATTTGAACCAGTTGATTTGACTATTTTAACAGAAAATATTTTATCTTTGGCCGACAATCCAAAAATAATTATTTTTACAGATAATAGACAAGAAGCATCTTTTTTAAATGGATTTATGGAAGTAACATCTAAAAGATTTATATATAGGGATAGATTATATAAGTTTTTAAAAAATCATAATATTTTTTATAACTTAAATGAATTAACGGAAAAGTTTTTCTATTATTTATTTGAAAATGGTGATTTAGAAAAAATTAATAGTAAAGATGTATATACTGAAAAATCTAAGGAATTAGATGAGTATATTTACTTAGAATGGTTTATTTATGAAGAATTTTGTTCTCAAATTTCTCAAATAAAGAAAAATTCATTAGAAAAATTGGGTTTGTTGAATATTGATTATGATTTATTTAATGAAGAAAATAAATGGTTTCTTTTGGAATGGAGTAATAAGTTAAATATCGACATAAATTCTTTGAAAGGTATTATTTACAAAATATTAGATTATTTCAGAAGAAGAAATACAGTTGATTTGCCAATATTAGAAAAAGTTGTAGGTAATCAAAGAAACAAATATAAAACAAAATTAAATCTTCCTGAATATATAAATATGAGTTCAATATCTAAAAATAGTGATTTGAATTCTTTAGCATTTATATCTCGAACAAATAGAACGTATCCTCAAGTCTTATTGCAAAAGGAAATTGGTTCTATTAATGACGAATTTTTAGAAGAATTATTTCATTTTTTAAAAAAGAATATATTTGTTAAAAAAGAAATAGGAAGACAAAAATATATATTATTAGATCCTAATAAAATTATTATTGAATTAAACAAAGAAAAAAAATATCTTGAATGTAAAACTTGCGGAGAGAAATCTTTATTGAACAGAAAGACAAAAAATAATTCATGTACAAATTATAGATGTAAGTCATCTTTTAAAGAAAATGAAATATTATATAATTATGATGTTAAGAGGTATTTGAATGAAAGTTCTAGATTTGAATTAAAACCAATGGAACATACAGGACAAATAAAAAAATCCGATAGAGAAGCTGCTGAAAGAAAATTTAAAAATGGAGATATTAATGTTATAGTGGCTACTTCAACTTTAGAACTAGGTATTGATATTGGTGATTTGGATTTTGTGTTAATGAGAAATGTTCCTCCTTCACCAGCAAATTATGATCAAAGGGTAGGAAGGGCTGGAAGGAGATTGAAAATTGGCGTAGCTATTACTTATTGTGGTTATTCAAACCATGATCAAAGATTTTTTGAATCTCCCCAAGAAATGATTAAAGGGGAAATAAAAGAACCTATATTCTCAACAAAAAATGAACCTTTATTTATAAGGCATATTCATTCTTTTATTTTTACTTCTTTATTCTTAAATTCAACAGAAAAAGATTTTGAATTATTAAAAAAGGCTATTCCGAATAAAATTTCAAATTATTTATTTGATGAGTTAGTTCCTGATTATAAAAGAATTGAGTATATAAGTGATGATCTAGGAAAATATTACAGGAAATTAATTAGTGAAAAAAAAGATATTTTGGTTAATGAAATAAAAAGATATTTTAGATTTTGGTCAGATACTATTGAATACTTTACTAAAATTTATAATATTAGCGAAGATGACTTAGCTAAGAAATATATTGAAGGTTCTGCAAAAGAATTAGAAAAAATTTTAAAATATACAAAAGATCTATATTTATATTGGCTTAAAAAAAGAGATGAAGTGCATAAAAATATGGCTTATTATAATCCTTATAATCAAATTATAAATGATTTTATTCAAGGAAATGATGAGTATTATACTTTGAATTATTTAAAAAATCATGGTTTTTTACCAGGATATAATTTAGTAAAACCTGGAGTTACAATTTTTCATATTCCAGATGTAGAGTTTTTCAGACCTTATTCAATAGCTTTGAGAGAGGCATCACCTTTTTCTACGGTTTATGTGAATGGAAAGCAATATAAAATAAAAGATTATATAATTTATTCTACAAAAAGTAAAGACTTTATCAAAACATTTCATATTCATGATCCTAATGGTTCAAAAGATATTTTTGCAATGCATATTACTGATGTAGAATTAGAAAAAGGAGAAAAAATTAGAAGTAGCGATACTGGAAGAAAAGTTAATTCATATGTCATGGCAACTGATTTTAATAAAAACAGTGGTCATTTGGGAGGAAAAAAATACATAACTAGTGGCGGAATAAATATAGAATTTTATAAAAATGCGACATTTTATTTAATAAATACAGGTGTAAAAGATAGAGGCAATATAGAACATTTTTATGTTTGCCCTGAATGCGGTTATACTTCTAATAAGAATACAGAAGAAAAAAATAAAAAAAATTTTTTAAAACATATTAAAGAAAAACATAATAATAAAAACTCTATCCTAAGAGAGTATACAAAAAATATAGAAGAAGGTGGAATTTCAATTTATTCAAAACATAAATCAGACATAATATTAATTGGAGGATTTGAGAAAGATTCTGAAGCTGCAAGTGTTGGTGAAGCCATTAAATTAGGAGCATCTTTAATAACGGATATT
This genomic window from Marinitoga litoralis contains:
- a CDS encoding DEAD/DEAH box helicase, with the protein product MALNPILFSKDVFSAYTEFLINFINFQDPDLEKDLKELIKFDLIKGSRLIKGPYISLNKPYKIGKNLEELSKSYKIHSFLKNKINFNLYSHQEEAFKKITEENNVVISTGTGSGKTESFLFPILNKLLLNESKGLKVLIIYPMNALVNDQMIRIKKLFSGSGITFGKYTGETPQKNINIKRFERPTIIKGNDEEAIEKGEIIPFEEKDSREEIQNDPPNVLVTNYSQLEYLLLREDDLKIFKDMDLEYIILDEIHTYVGEQGSEVAALLRRIKALAKNPEKIKFIGTSATIASGNKEEKEKKIENFAKKLFGVDNISSIFEEYSDINTNDVLYEPSLVKNSLYILNDIIENELNSENYYYLTGKNNVIFKEDIINNAVFRWIIDFLKEPMSLEEVVNAFKKKFNRNNSDNEIAAEIYSYLLAGIEIKNDDDYPLIRPKMHFFVKGINNLRAYFKNGKRYVTLDEDKGYHLYSCRNCGQHYYKGFFEKEKLTIKGIISQRAISEITSNEYEEILFTDSNIFFSDESEKNYDLAYLCEKCGTIHYEPAGKCVNCESKNIIEIFILNENKRCLSCNSSLENNKQKNLVKSSSFEPVDLTILTENILSLADNPKIIIFTDNRQEASFLNGFMEVTSKRFIYRDRLYKFLKNHNIFYNLNELTEKFFYYLFENGDLEKINSKDVYTEKSKELDEYIYLEWFIYEEFCSQISQIKKNSLEKLGLLNIDYDLFNEENKWFLLEWSNKLNIDINSLKGIIYKILDYFRRRNTVDLPILEKVVGNQRNKYKTKLNLPEYINMSSISKNSDLNSLAFISRTNRTYPQVLLQKEIGSINDEFLEELFHFLKKNIFVKKEIGRQKYILLDPNKIIIELNKEKKYLECKTCGEKSLLNRKTKNNSCTNYRCKSSFKENEILYNYDVKRYLNESSRFELKPMEHTGQIKKSDREAAERKFKNGDINVIVATSTLELGIDIGDLDFVLMRNVPPSPANYDQRVGRAGRRLKIGVAITYCGYSNHDQRFFESPQEMIKGEIKEPIFSTKNEPLFIRHIHSFIFTSLFLNSTEKDFELLKKAIPNKISNYLFDELVPDYKRIEYISDDLGKYYRKLISEKKDILVNEIKRYFRFWSDTIEYFTKIYNISEDDLAKKYIEGSAKELEKILKYTKDLYLYWLKKRDEVHKNMAYYNPYNQIINDFIQGNDEYYTLNYLKNHGFLPGYNLVKPGVTIFHIPDVEFFRPYSIALREASPFSTVYVNGKQYKIKDYIIYSTKSKDFIKTFHIHDPNGSKDIFAMHITDVELEKGEKIRSSDTGRKVNSYVMATDFNKNSGHLGGKKYITSGGINIEFYKNATFYLINTGVKDRGNIEHFYVCPECGYTSNKNTEEKNKKNFLKHIKEKHNNKNSILREYTKNIEEGGISIYSKHKSDIILIGGFEKDSEAASVGEAIKLGASLITDISENDLSFDLEYKNGVYNAIIYEDIPGGSGYVEFIFEKIEDIIESSINYLKKCKCEKACYKCLLSYWNQHLHDKLDRNISIEKLEKMKIIKNIITIPPAVEVEEEDNDMEESLLEKEFYKYLKDNGFPLPEKQYEITSPVNTRIDFAYSDKKIAIYLDGKPYHNDPKKIRQDQIITLKLEGDGWKVLRISSDDWNDEDLKVLKINKLKRFLDER